In a genomic window of Lycium ferocissimum isolate CSIRO_LF1 chromosome 9, AGI_CSIRO_Lferr_CH_V1, whole genome shotgun sequence:
- the LOC132031335 gene encoding indole-3-acetic acid-amido synthetase GH3.6-like, translating into MPEAPKTFSVTEENKKTLHFIEEVTTKADEVQKRVLSEILSRNANVEYLQRHGLKNGYCTDRDTFKKVMPVITYEDIQPEINRIANGDTSPIFCSQPVSEFLTSSGTSGGERKLMPTTEEELGRRSLLYSLLMPVMSQFVPDLEKGKGMYFLFIKSEAKTPGGLLARPVLTSYYKSPHFKNRRPDPYTNYTSPNETILCPDSYQSMYSQMLCGLCQNAEVLRVGAVFASGFIRAIRFLEKHWPLLCDDIRSGTINAELITDPSVREVVMKILKPDPDLADFIEAECSKKSWQAIITRLWPNTKYVDVIVTGTMSQYIPILDYYSNGLPLVCTMYASSECYFGVNLNPLCKPADVSYTLIPTMCYFEFLPIHRNNGVMDSISAPKSLNEKEQQKLVDLVDVKIGQEYELVVTTYAGLYRYRVGDVLRVAGFKNNAPQFNFICRKNVVLSIDSDKTDEVELQNAMKNAVSHLMPFDAHVTEYTSYADTTTTIPGHYVLFWEINVNGSTPVPPSVFEDCCLTVEESLNSVYRQGRVSDKSIGPLEIRIVEVGTFDKLMDYAISLGASINQYKTPRCVKFAPIIELLNSKVMSNCFSPKCPKWIPGHKQWNNMN; encoded by the exons ATGCCTGAGGCACCAAAGACTTTTAGTGTTAcagaagaaaacaagaaaactcTTCATTTCATTGAAGAGGTGACAACCAAAGCTGATGAAGTCCAAAAGAGAGTACTTTCTGAAATTCTCTCTCGAAATGCCAACGTTGAGTACTTGCAGCGCCATGGTCTTAAAAATGGCTATTGTACCGACAGAGACACCTTCAAGAAAGTCATGCCTGTTATTACCTATGAAGATATTCAGCCTGAAATCAACCGTATTGCTAATGGCGATACATCTCCCATCTTCTGCTCCCAACCCGTCTCCGAGTTCTTGACAAG TTCTGGCACATCAGGAGGGGAAAGAAAATTGATGCCAACGACAGAGGAAGAGCTAGGGAGAAGATCACTTCTCTATAGCCTTTTAATGCCTGTGATGAGCCAATTTGTTCCAGATTtggagaaaggaaaaggaatgtACTTTCTGTTCATAAAATCTGAAGCTAAAACCCCAGGTGGACTATTAGCTCGCCCTGTTTTAACAAGTTATTACAAAAGCCCTCATTTCAAGAACAGACGACCCGACCCTTATACAAACTACACTAGCCCGAACGAAACAATTCTCTGCCCTGATTCTTACCAGAGCATGTATTCCCAAATGCTTTGCGGACTCTGCCAAAATGCAGAAGTCCTAAGGGTTGGCGCGGTTTTCGCCTCTGGCTTCATCCGCGCCATCCGCTTCCTCGAGAAACACTGGCCTCTTCTTTGTGACGATATTCGATCTGGTACCATAAACGCCGAATTGATTACTGATCCTTCAGTGAGGGAAGTTGTGATGAAAATTCTTAAACCTGATCCGGACTTGGCTGATTTTATTGAGGCGGAATGTAGCAAGAAATCATGGCAAGCGATTATTACTAGGCTGTGGCCTAATACAAAGTACGTTGATGTTATTGTGACTGGAACAATGTCACAGTATATACCAATTCTTGATTATTATAGCAATGGTCTCCCTCTTGTGTGTACCATGTATGCTTCCTCTGAATGCTACTTTGGTGTCAACCTTAACCCCCTTTGCAAGCCTGCAGATGTCTCGTACACACTTATTCCGACCATGTGCTACTTCGAGTTCTTGCCAATTCATAGAAACAATGGTGTCATGGATTCTATCTCCGCGCCAAAATCGCTCAATGAGAAAGAACAGCAAAAGTTAGTTGATTTAGTTGATGTCAAGATTGGCCAGGAGTACGAGCTTGTTGTCACCACATATGCTG GACTCTATCGGTACAGGGTTGGTGATGTGCTTAGAGTTGCTGGCTTCAAAAACAACGCGcctcaattcaacttcatttgCAGGAAAAATGTAGTCTTGAGCATTGATTCAGACAAGACTGATGAAGTTGAGCTGCAAAACGCCATGAAAAATGCAGTGAGCCACTTGATGCCATTCGATGCACACGTGACCGAGTACACCAGCTACGCGGACACAACCACCACAATTCCAGGCCACTACGTCTTATTCTGGGAAATTAACGTGAATGGCTCAACCCCAGTTCCTCCATCGGTCTTTGAAGACTGTTGCCTCACAGTTGAAGAGTCGTTAAACAGCGTCTACCGCCAAGGCCGTGTGTCGGACAAATCCATAGGCCCTCTTGAAATCAGGATTGTGGAAGTTGGGACATTTGATAAGCTAATGGACTATGCTATAAGCTTAGGTGCTTCAATAAACCAGTACAAGACACCACGGTGTGTGAAATTTGCACCTATTATTGAACTTTTGAATTCAAAAGTCATGTCCAATTGCTTCAGCCCAAAGTGTCCAAAATGGATTCCAGGCCACAAGCAATGGAACAACATGAACTGA